A window from Mytilus galloprovincialis chromosome 8, xbMytGall1.hap1.1, whole genome shotgun sequence encodes these proteins:
- the LOC143042759 gene encoding alpha-amylase-like yields MFTFGFVHVIVIYLHIATIKTQDEYRDPHCDGKQVIVELFEWRYADIANECERFLGDKDFCGVQVSPVTEHVAIFDRPWYERYQPVSYKIESRSGNETEFKDMVDRCKNVGIRIYVDVVLNHMAEPSMNNKGIAGSTFNSTNLDFPAVPYNRSHFNARMKCPTQDGQIHSYNQPDEIRNCYLDKLPDLDQNQTFVRRKIVHLLNHLIDLGVSGFRVDRAKFMHPKDILAIEKLTRNITDGGKPFFFNHVEDYNQDSIKSSEYYPNGRVTEFQFGRKLAAGINNFTLLNGLQYPSSGMADSSHAFVFVDNHDNQRSDISNILTHKTPREYKMANAFMLANDYGFTRVMSSYYFGDDTNLSPPQYTNNSMKDPITSIKQQGTCGHGWVCEHRWPSIANMVVFRNAVEGTGKRHWINQNNQLSFARGTKGFFAMAKNGKMNETLDTGLPAGEYCDLITDCKKTVIVEANGFARIEIDNADRPILAFIVDGPLAKPNTHFGLHTGNVIGGGSFSRSTTKKETTTVSVSSTVTGSITTTGAVTDTTSRVVTMSSPITIPSTITTTMSSSSATTVRTSTSSPKCNDTRRTVIFFQKSTVSGQYVFIRGGIDERHRSGCKDVPVASVSNCSIPIQSHDLGSSGHYVAYNAWRKGDKYLDWHGQEPNQGTFQEKGAPGTPAVWTTNNRNDGTRYNKLNTFGEHYWLVDIDMDCCKTINDWFEVKAFMDNHANNKNILDKGIWESNIFQGFSPCSGSEKTPYESVNHWAKCGMMNVFHFNQKACQVYPLN; encoded by the exons ATGTTTACCTTTGGATTTGTACATGTAATAGTGATATATTTGCACATAG CTACCATCAAAACTCAAGATGAATATAGAGATCCTCATTGTGATGGAAAACAGGTCATAGTTGAATTATTCGAATGGCGGTATGCTGACATTGCTAATGAATGCGAACGATTCTTAGGCGACAAAGACTTTTGCGGTGTCCAG GTTTCACCAGTCACTGAACATGTGGCAATTTTTGATCGGCCTTGGTATGAGAGGTACCAACCAGTCAGTTATAAAATCGAATCGAGGAGTGGAAATGAAACTGAATTCAAAGATATGGTAGATCGTTGTAAAAATGTAGGAATCAG AATCTACGTTGACGTCGTTCTAAACCATATGGCTGAACCTAGCATGAATAACAAAGGTATTGCAGGCTCAACTTTCAATTCAACAAACCTTGATTTTCCTGCTGTACCATACAATAGATCGCATTTCAATGCCCGGATGAAGTGCCCAACACAGGATGGACAGATTCACAGTTATAACCAACCTGATGAAATCCGGAATTGTTATTTAGACAAATTACCAGACTTAGATCAAAATCAAACATTCGTTCGCAGGAAGATTGTTCATCTACTGAATCACTTGATAGATTTAGGAGTTTCCGGGTTCAGGGTTGATCGTGCAAAGTTTATGCATCCGAAAGACATTTTAGCCATTGAGAAACTTACAAGAAATATTACAGATGGCGGGAAACCGTTCTTTTTCAATCACGTCGAAGATTACAACCAAGATTCAATCAAAAGTAGCGAGTACTATCCGAATGGACGCGTCACTGAGTTTCAATTTGGTAGGAAACTGGCCGCAGGAATTAATAATTTCACGTTATTAAATGGTCTTCAATATCCTTCATCAGGAATGGCTGACTCATCCCATGCCTTTGTTTTCGTCGATAACCATGACAACCAAAGATCCGATATAAGTAATATTTTAACTCATAAAACACCGCGTGAGTATAAAATGGCAAATGCATTCATGTTGGCGAATGATTATGGATTTACTCGAGTAATGAGTAGCTATTATTTTGGCGACGATACGAATTTAAGTCCACCACAATATACAAATAATAGTATGAAAGATCCTATAACATCTATCAAACAACAAGGTACATGCGGACATGGTTGGGTATGCGAGCACAGATGGCCTTCAATAGCTAACATGGTAGTTTTCCGCAATGCTGTAGAAGGAACGGGGAAAAGACATTGGATAAACCAAAACAATCAACTGTCCTTTGCACGTGGTACAAAGGGATTTTTCGCCATGGCCAAAAACGGCAAAATGAATGAAACTTTAGATACAGGACTTCCAGCGGGAGAGTACTGTGACCTCATTACCGACTGTAAGAAAACAGTTATTGTGGAAGCAAATGGATTCGCACGCATTGAAATTGACAACGCTGATAGACCAATACTAGCGTTTATAGTAG ATGGTCCACTTGCAAAGCCAAATACGCATTTTGGATTGCATACGGGAAATGTTATAGGCGGAGGAAGTTTCAGTAGAAGTACAACTAAAAAAGAAACAACGACGGTATCAGTCTCGTCGACTGTCACCGGTAGTATTACTACTACAGGAGCAGTGACTGACACCACGTCACGTGTTGTGACAATGAGCTCTCCCATAACTATTCCTAGCACAATCACCACTACGATGTCATCTAGTTCTGCGACTACAGTGCGAACTTCAACGTCTTCACCAAAGTGTAATGACACTAGGAGGActgttatttttttccaaaagagCACTGTGTCTGGACAATACGTTTTCATTCGAGGTGGTATAGATGAACGTCACAGATCAG GTTGCAAAGATGTTCCAGTGGCATCAGTCAGTAATTGTTCTATACCAATACAAAGCCACGATCTTGGATCAAGCGGACATTATGTCGCGTATAATGCATGGCGAAAGGGAGACAAGTACTTAGATTGGCATGGACAGGAGCCTAATCAAGGTACATTTCAAGAAAAAGGCGCTCCTGGAACACCTGCAGTCTGGACGACTAACAACCGAAATGATGGTACTAGATACAACAAACTTAACAC ATTTGGAGAACATTACTGGTTGGTGGACATTGATATGGATTGTTGCAAGACAATAAACGATTGGTTCGAAGTGAAAGCTTTCATGGATAATCATGCCAACAATAAGAATATACTTGATAAGGGAATTTGGGAAAGTAATATATTTCAAGGATTTAGTCCTTGCAGTGGATCCGAAAAAACACCGTACGAAAGCGTCAATCACTGGGCTAAATGTGGAATGATGAATGTCTTTCATTTCAATCAAAAGGCTTGTCAAGTATATCCATTAAATTAG